The following coding sequences lie in one Frigoribacterium sp. SL97 genomic window:
- a CDS encoding SIMPL domain-containing protein — MATLSVSGSATHRHRAERGVVHLAVGFDGDDREEVVRDTAAVHSRLTEQATAWRRQEAATWWSAQSVTVAVETEATTDRGDGADATRASSVVRFRTRAAVDVRFSDFDALASWVGDVAVEPGVTVEWIEWSLSHDRRPEVEKAVRVAAIADAVTRAGDYAEALGLGRPTLQSVFEPGLRPGAPGGGSPFGLARAVATFSSGGPVAFDLHPDDIEVTAEVSADFVA, encoded by the coding sequence ATGGCGACGCTCTCGGTGTCCGGTTCCGCCACCCACCGCCACCGTGCCGAGCGCGGCGTCGTCCACCTCGCCGTGGGCTTCGACGGCGACGACCGCGAGGAGGTCGTCCGCGACACCGCCGCGGTGCACTCCCGCCTCACCGAACAGGCCACTGCCTGGCGCCGCCAGGAGGCCGCCACCTGGTGGAGCGCACAGAGCGTCACGGTCGCGGTCGAGACCGAGGCGACGACCGACCGGGGCGACGGGGCCGACGCGACCCGCGCCTCCTCGGTGGTGCGGTTCCGCACCCGGGCCGCCGTCGACGTGCGGTTCAGCGACTTCGACGCGTTGGCGTCGTGGGTGGGCGACGTCGCCGTCGAACCGGGCGTCACCGTCGAGTGGATCGAGTGGTCGCTCAGCCACGACCGCCGGCCCGAGGTCGAGAAGGCCGTGCGGGTCGCCGCGATCGCCGACGCGGTCACCCGGGCCGGCGACTACGCCGAGGCGCTCGGGCTCGGTCGGCCGACGCTGCAGTCGGTCTTCGAGCCGGGGTTGCGGCCCGGCGCTCCCGGTGGAGGCAGCCCGTTCGGCCTGGCCCGTGCCGTCGCGACGTTCTCGTCGGGCGGCCCCGTGGCGTTCGACCTGCACCCGGACGACATCGAGGTCACCGCCGAGGTCAGCGCCGACTTCGTCGCCTGA
- a CDS encoding DEAD/DEAH box helicase — MSTNTLDTENTTGATSVDETADAVTFSSLGVPAPIVKSLAAEGKTTAFPIQVDTLPDTLGGRDVLGRGKTGSGKTLAFSIPMAARLGGKLAGGNRRAGRPLGLVLAPTRELATQIDAVLAPLAEAYGMRTTTIFGGVSQNRQVQALKAGVDIIIACPGRLEDLMKQGFVKLDAIEITVLDEADHMADLGFLPGVTRILKATPNDGQRLLFSATLDNGVDKLVKQFLHNEVLHSVDEANSPVAKMTHHVFETPDVDSKNALIQKLASGQGRRILFMRTKHHAKKLAKKLTESGIPSVDLHGNLSQPQRDRNLAAFQDGSARVLVATDVAARGVHVDDIELVIHVDPPTEHKAYLHRSGRTARAGAEGDVVTLVIPSQKRDVAQLMKKADIRPTITAVTPNSPEVDALVGQVAAYVKPSPKAAVQQQQGGGGRSQGANAQRKRAARQDSQGNPIARQDRSGRPSQGGAGRGSDAGRAGAGAGRSGGSRDGGRQGGRDGARRDAAPRGGASTFYSTESGRGSSTPVRDDARGTRDGARDETRGTRQTGRRAQSSGTQSDGGQSRTNAVRNDQAEFAASLGGSREGGQRDGGQRSGGRRASSEGGRPGSLKVGGLVGGKARTGGGQRGGR; from the coding sequence ATGTCAACGAACACCCTCGACACCGAGAACACCACCGGCGCCACGAGCGTCGACGAGACGGCCGACGCCGTCACCTTCAGCTCGCTGGGCGTGCCCGCCCCGATCGTGAAGTCGCTCGCCGCAGAAGGCAAGACCACCGCGTTCCCGATCCAGGTCGACACGCTGCCCGACACGCTCGGCGGTCGCGACGTCCTCGGCCGCGGCAAGACCGGCTCGGGCAAGACCCTCGCCTTCTCCATCCCCATGGCCGCACGCCTCGGCGGCAAGCTGGCCGGCGGCAACCGTCGCGCCGGTCGCCCCCTCGGCCTCGTCCTCGCCCCCACCCGCGAGCTCGCCACGCAGATCGACGCCGTCCTCGCCCCGCTCGCCGAGGCCTACGGCATGCGCACCACCACGATCTTCGGCGGCGTCTCGCAGAACCGTCAGGTGCAGGCCCTCAAGGCCGGCGTCGACATCATCATCGCCTGCCCCGGCCGCCTCGAAGACCTCATGAAGCAGGGCTTCGTCAAGCTCGACGCCATCGAGATCACCGTCCTCGACGAGGCCGACCACATGGCCGACCTGGGCTTCCTGCCCGGCGTCACGCGCATCCTCAAGGCCACCCCGAACGACGGCCAGCGCCTGCTCTTCAGCGCCACCCTCGACAACGGCGTGGACAAGCTGGTCAAGCAGTTCCTCCACAACGAGGTGCTGCACTCGGTCGACGAGGCCAACTCGCCCGTCGCCAAGATGACCCACCACGTCTTCGAGACGCCCGACGTCGACAGCAAGAACGCGCTCATCCAGAAGCTCGCGAGCGGCCAGGGCCGTCGCATCCTCTTCATGCGCACCAAGCACCACGCGAAGAAGCTCGCCAAGAAGCTCACCGAGTCGGGCATCCCCTCGGTCGACCTGCACGGCAACCTGTCGCAGCCGCAGCGCGACCGCAACCTCGCCGCCTTCCAGGACGGTTCGGCCCGCGTGCTCGTCGCCACCGACGTCGCCGCCCGTGGCGTGCACGTCGACGACATCGAGCTCGTCATCCACGTCGACCCGCCGACCGAGCACAAGGCGTACCTGCACCGCTCGGGCCGCACCGCCCGCGCCGGAGCCGAGGGCGACGTCGTCACCCTCGTCATCCCCAGCCAGAAGCGCGACGTCGCCCAGCTGATGAAGAAGGCGGACATCCGCCCGACCATCACCGCCGTGACGCCGAACTCGCCCGAGGTCGACGCCCTCGTCGGCCAGGTCGCCGCCTACGTCAAGCCCTCGCCCAAGGCTGCCGTCCAGCAGCAGCAGGGTGGCGGCGGACGCTCGCAGGGCGCGAACGCCCAGCGCAAGCGCGCCGCCCGTCAGGACTCGCAGGGCAACCCCATCGCCCGCCAGGACCGTTCGGGTCGCCCCAGCCAAGGAGGCGCGGGTCGCGGTTCCGACGCCGGTCGCGCCGGTGCCGGTGCCGGTCGTTCGGGTGGCTCGCGTGACGGCGGCCGCCAGGGTGGCCGCGACGGCGCCCGCCGCGACGCCGCTCCCCGCGGTGGCGCCTCGACCTTCTACTCGACCGAGTCGGGCCGCGGTTCGTCCACGCCCGTCCGCGACGACGCCCGTGGCACGCGCGACGGTGCTCGCGACGAGACCCGTGGCACCCGCCAGACCGGTCGCCGCGCCCAGAGCAGCGGCACCCAGAGCGACGGCGGCCAGAGCCGCACCAACGCCGTCCGCAACGACCAGGCCGAGTTCGCCGCGTCGCTCGGCGGCTCGCGCGAGGGCGGCCAGCGTGACGGCGGCCAGCGCAGCGGCGGACGCCGCGCCTCGTCCGAGGGCGGCCGTCCCGGCTCGCTCAAGGTCGGCGGCCTCGTGGGCGGCAAGGCCCGCACCGGCGGCGGCCAGCGCGGCGGTCGCTGA
- a CDS encoding NUDIX hydrolase family protein: protein MSSVRTPDPDPNPGWLSEDELFQARQHLPILYVEAVPVRTDGLGVVTEVGVLLRASDEGSISRMLVSGRVMYGESLRTALFRHLEKDLGPMAFPQLPPSPVPFQVAEYFPLPGSSVYTDPRQHAVSLAYVVPVTGTCDPRQDALELTWLTPHQAASDEVAAEMEGGRGTLLSSALASVGALH, encoded by the coding sequence ATGAGCTCCGTGCGGACACCCGACCCCGACCCCAATCCCGGCTGGCTCTCGGAGGACGAGCTCTTCCAGGCGCGTCAGCACCTGCCGATCCTCTACGTCGAGGCCGTGCCCGTGCGGACCGACGGCCTGGGGGTCGTGACCGAGGTCGGGGTGCTGCTCCGCGCCTCCGACGAGGGGTCGATCTCGCGCATGCTCGTGTCGGGCCGGGTGATGTACGGCGAGAGCCTGCGCACCGCGCTGTTCCGCCACCTCGAGAAAGACCTGGGGCCGATGGCCTTCCCCCAGCTGCCGCCGTCTCCGGTGCCGTTCCAGGTCGCCGAGTACTTCCCGCTGCCCGGTTCGTCGGTCTACACCGACCCTCGTCAGCACGCGGTGTCGCTCGCGTACGTGGTGCCCGTCACGGGCACGTGCGACCCGCGGCAGGACGCCCTCGAGCTCACCTGGCTGACGCCGCACCAGGCCGCCTCCGACGAGGTCGCCGCCGAGATGGAGGGCGGGCGCGGCACCCTGCTGAGCAGCGCCCTCGCCTCCGTCGGCGCCCTGCACTAG
- a CDS encoding nucleoside deaminase produces MTTDTTTPDPTVTPADLARLHRAIEVAQQARDHGNHPFGSLVLTADGDVVEAENTVVTEGDPTGHAEMNLVRLVAQRFDKSTLKAATLYTSTEPCAMCAGAIHWAGIGRVVYALAEQQLLGMVTEQEGESTLDLPCREVFARGGGAVSVSGPALFDEASAVHAGFWG; encoded by the coding sequence ATGACGACCGACACCACGACTCCCGACCCCACCGTCACCCCGGCCGACCTGGCGCGGTTGCACCGCGCGATCGAGGTCGCGCAGCAGGCTCGCGACCACGGCAACCATCCCTTCGGTTCCCTGGTGCTCACGGCCGACGGAGACGTGGTCGAGGCCGAGAACACGGTCGTCACCGAGGGCGACCCGACGGGCCACGCCGAGATGAACCTCGTCCGGCTCGTCGCGCAGCGGTTCGACAAGTCGACGCTCAAGGCCGCGACCCTCTACACGAGCACCGAACCGTGCGCGATGTGTGCCGGAGCGATCCACTGGGCCGGCATCGGCCGCGTCGTCTACGCGCTCGCCGAGCAGCAGTTGCTCGGCATGGTCACCGAGCAAGAGGGCGAATCCACGCTCGACCTGCCCTGCCGCGAGGTCTTCGCGCGTGGCGGCGGCGCGGTGTCGGTGTCGGGGCCGGCCCTGTTCGACGAGGCCTCGGCCGTGCACGCCGGCTTCTGGGGCTGA
- a CDS encoding type IV toxin-antitoxin system AbiEi family antitoxin domain-containing protein, translated as MRDTSGLLIRRSRLVDDGVDASSIERDARRGLAVRLAAGVYVRTDDWRSLGPASQHTARVHAVLPRLGPDAVVSHESALAIRGFPLLGEWPRRVHVVARQRARDKVTGSVHQHAAPLGDGEIDTVDGLPVVGAARAAVDSVRRRDLRGATVVLDHGLHAGAYDRSALEAALAARPGVPGRRRAAVAVAFADGRSESPGESLSRAGMRAAGLTGPVLQARFPVTGPLIGFVDFWWPQFGVIGEFDGEVKYRDERMRAGRSPEQVVIDEKRREDDLRALPGVRTVVRWTWGDALRAEPMVRALARAGVR; from the coding sequence ATGCGCGACACGTCAGGCCTGCTCATCCGTCGGTCCCGGCTCGTCGACGACGGCGTGGATGCCTCGTCCATCGAGCGGGACGCGCGACGTGGCCTCGCGGTGAGGCTCGCCGCCGGCGTGTACGTCCGGACGGACGACTGGCGGTCGCTCGGCCCGGCGTCGCAGCACACCGCCCGCGTGCACGCGGTGCTGCCCCGGCTCGGACCGGACGCCGTCGTCTCCCACGAGTCCGCCCTCGCCATTCGGGGGTTTCCGCTGCTGGGCGAGTGGCCTCGGAGGGTGCACGTCGTGGCACGTCAGCGCGCTCGTGACAAGGTGACCGGGTCCGTCCACCAGCACGCGGCGCCCCTCGGCGACGGCGAGATCGACACGGTCGACGGGTTGCCGGTGGTGGGTGCCGCCCGCGCGGCCGTCGACAGCGTGCGCCGGCGCGACCTGCGCGGGGCGACCGTCGTGCTCGACCACGGGCTGCACGCGGGTGCGTACGACCGGTCCGCGCTCGAGGCCGCCCTGGCCGCACGGCCCGGGGTGCCCGGGCGTCGTCGGGCGGCGGTCGCCGTCGCGTTCGCCGACGGGCGGTCCGAGTCGCCGGGTGAGTCGCTGAGTCGGGCGGGCATGAGGGCCGCCGGGCTCACGGGGCCCGTGTTGCAGGCCCGGTTCCCGGTGACGGGCCCCCTGATCGGCTTCGTGGACTTCTGGTGGCCGCAGTTCGGCGTCATCGGCGAGTTCGACGGCGAGGTGAAGTACCGCGACGAACGGATGCGGGCCGGGCGCAGCCCCGAGCAGGTCGTGATCGACGAGAAGCGGCGCGAGGACGATCTGCGAGCGCTGCCCGGCGTGCGCACGGTCGTCCGATGGACCTGGGGCGACGCCCTGCGCGCCGAGCCCATGGTGCGGGCCCTCGCGCGCGCCGGGGTGCGCTGA
- a CDS encoding DUF1684 domain-containing protein, with amino-acid sequence MASWRRTIHGLYRDVREATDLAAAHDLWRRTRDELFSTHPSTPLLPEDRPDFTGLPTKPYDPAWRFEVSVESAEPRRMVVETGTDGDVLFDLVGVADVPGVGSLDVWKLAQYAGGLFIPVKDALAGKPGGTYGGGRYLIDSVKGADLGAGGEPGTIVLDFNFAYNPSCAYDPAWACPLAQPGNTVAVEIPVGERYGRAH; translated from the coding sequence ATCGCCTCGTGGCGGCGGACGATCCACGGGCTCTACCGCGACGTGCGCGAGGCGACCGACCTGGCGGCGGCGCACGACCTGTGGCGACGCACCCGCGACGAGCTGTTCTCGACGCACCCCTCGACCCCGCTGCTGCCCGAGGACCGCCCCGACTTCACCGGCCTACCGACGAAGCCGTACGACCCGGCCTGGCGCTTCGAGGTGTCGGTCGAGTCGGCGGAACCGCGACGCATGGTGGTCGAGACCGGCACCGACGGCGACGTGCTCTTCGACCTCGTCGGCGTGGCCGACGTGCCCGGCGTCGGCAGCCTCGACGTGTGGAAGCTGGCGCAGTACGCCGGCGGCCTGTTCATCCCGGTCAAGGACGCGCTGGCGGGCAAGCCCGGCGGCACCTACGGCGGAGGGCGCTACCTGATCGACTCGGTCAAGGGCGCCGACCTCGGCGCCGGCGGCGAACCCGGCACGATCGTGCTCGACTTCAACTTCGCGTACAACCCCAGCTGCGCCTACGACCCCGCCTGGGCCTGCCCGCTCGCCCAGCCCGGCAACACCGTCGCGGTCGAGATCCCCGTCGGCGAACGGTACGGGCGCGCGCACTGA
- a CDS encoding alpha/beta hydrolase: MVQIDPSLVQWSAVEAERDGRPLLVLLHGVGSHEGDLIALAPYLPQQFVVASLRAPLPHGDGFSWYSLSTPGAPDPGAVDDAAEAVLAWLDSLGAHHPSVSLLGFSQGGSLSLQLLRHAPERFAFAAVLAGFVVPAAGDDATLERAAARDDAVTAARPAVFYGRGDVDQVIPADAVERTSAWLETHADAEQTVYPGLAHGISQEELDDLNAFIGRVTAAPVVDGGASVVAGEAASAD; encoded by the coding sequence ATGGTGCAGATCGACCCGTCCCTCGTCCAGTGGTCCGCCGTCGAGGCCGAGCGTGACGGGCGTCCCCTGCTCGTGTTGCTGCACGGCGTGGGCTCGCACGAGGGCGACCTGATCGCGCTCGCCCCCTACCTGCCGCAGCAGTTCGTGGTCGCGTCGCTGCGGGCACCACTGCCCCACGGCGACGGCTTCTCGTGGTACTCGCTGTCGACTCCCGGCGCACCCGATCCGGGCGCCGTCGACGACGCGGCCGAGGCCGTGCTCGCCTGGCTCGACTCGCTCGGGGCGCACCATCCGTCCGTCAGCCTGCTCGGGTTCTCGCAGGGCGGGTCGCTCTCGCTGCAGCTGCTCCGTCACGCGCCCGAGCGGTTCGCGTTCGCGGCCGTGCTCGCCGGGTTCGTGGTCCCCGCCGCGGGCGACGACGCCACGCTCGAGCGCGCGGCCGCACGCGACGACGCCGTCACGGCCGCCCGCCCCGCCGTCTTCTACGGTCGCGGCGACGTCGACCAGGTCATCCCCGCCGACGCCGTCGAGCGCACGTCCGCCTGGCTCGAGACGCACGCCGACGCCGAGCAGACCGTCTACCCCGGGCTGGCCCACGGCATCTCGCAAGAAGAACTCGACGACCTCAACGCGTTCATCGGTCGCGTCACCGCCGCGCCGGTGGTCGACGGCGGTGCCTCCGTGGTGGCCGGCGAGGCCGCCTCCGCCGACTGA